A single genomic interval of Calypte anna isolate BGI_N300 chromosome 3, bCalAnn1_v1.p, whole genome shotgun sequence harbors:
- the HS3ST5 gene encoding heparan sulfate glucosamine 3-O-sulfotransferase 5, giving the protein MLFKQQALLRQKLFVLGSLAIGSLLYLVARVGSLDRLQPLCPIDGRFGPRGQEEIPLRALQFKRGLLHEFRKGNATKEQIRLHNLVQQLPKAIIIGVRKGGTRALLEMLNLHPAVVKASQEIHFFDNDENYAKGIEWYRKKMPFSYPHQITIEKSPAYFITEEVPERIYKMNSSIKLLIIVREPTTRAISDYTQVLEGKERKNKTYYKFEKLAIDANTCEVNTKYKAVRTSIYTKHLERWLKYFPIEQFHIVDGDRLITEPLPELQLVEKFLNLPPRISQYNLYFNATRGFYCLRFNIVFNKCLAGSKGRIHPEVDTSVITKLRKFFHPFNQKFYQITGRTFNWP; this is encoded by the exons ATGCTATTCAAACAGCAGGCGTTGCTGAGACAGAAGCTCTTTGTGCTAGGCAGCCTTGCTATTGGAAGTCTCCTATATCTAGTTGCCAGAGTTGGGAGCTTGGATAG ACTGCAGCCTCTTTGTCCCATCGATGGCCGATTTGGACCCCGCGGCCAGGAGGAAATCCCACTGAGAGCTCTGCAGTTCAAGCGAGGGCTGCTCCACGAGTTCCGGAAAGGCAATGCCACCAAGGAACAAATACGACTGCACAACCTGGTTCAGCAGCTTCCCAAGGCCATTATCATCGGGGTGCGGAAAGGAGGCACCCGAGcactgctggagatgctgaacCTTCACCCTGCAGTCGTCAAAGCTTCTCAAGAGATTCACTTCTTTGACAATGATGAGAACTATGCCAAGGGGATTGAGTGGTACcggaaaaaaatgcctttttcttaCCCTCATCAAATAACAATTGAGAAAAGCCCTGCATATTTTATCACCGAGGAAGTACCTGAAAGGATTTACAAAATGAACTCATCTATCAAATTATTGATCATTGTCAGGGAACCTACCACAAGAGCTATTTCTGATTACACTCAGGtgctggaagggaaggaaagaaagaacaaaacttaCTACAAATTTGAGAAGTTGGCTATTGATGCTAATACCTGTGAAGTGAACACTAAGTATAAGGCGGTGAGAACCAGCATCTACACAAAACATCTGGAAAGATGGTTAAAATACTTCCCAATCGAGCAGTTTCACATTGTGGACGGAGATCGCCTCATCACAGAACCATTGCCAGAACTCCAGCTGGTCGAGAAGTTTCTAAATCTTCCTCCTAGAATAAGTCAGTATAACTTGTACTTCAATGCCACCAGGGGGTTTTACTGCTTGAGATTTAACATTGTCTTTAACAAGTGCCTGGCGGGTAGCAAGGGACGCATCCATCCAGAGGTGGATACCTCTGTCATTACCAAATTGCGCAAGTTCTTTCATCCTTTTAATCAGAAGTTTTACCAGATCACTGGGAGGACATTTAACTGGCCCTAA